One part of the Sphingopyxis sp. TUF1 genome encodes these proteins:
- a CDS encoding GntR family transcriptional regulator, whose amino-acid sequence MISGNRELSSVDRKTAVPLYHQIFVQLRDEIVSGSRPHGSLVPTEQELSDSFGVSRITARRALDELALQHFVERKRRVGTRVIYDLPVRPIEADIGKAVDSLVTFGRKTRVTVLELTREEVQDPVASLLGVAPGTRVLRAVRLRWLDGEPLGLTIAHVPEPLGLTITEKSLKQTPILNLVQQSGREFGDAAQTIAAVSADPAMAAALKIDSMAPLLRITRAFRDKDGEPMLLTQAFYRADRYQMRFDLQSSTLHAEV is encoded by the coding sequence ATGATCAGCGGCAACAGGGAATTATCCAGCGTCGATCGCAAGACCGCGGTTCCCCTTTATCATCAGATTTTCGTGCAGCTCCGCGACGAAATAGTTTCGGGCAGCCGCCCGCACGGCTCGCTTGTTCCAACCGAACAGGAATTATCGGACAGCTTCGGCGTATCGCGGATCACCGCGCGCCGCGCGCTGGACGAACTGGCACTGCAGCATTTCGTCGAACGCAAGCGCCGCGTCGGCACGCGCGTCATTTACGACCTCCCGGTGCGGCCGATCGAGGCGGACATCGGCAAGGCCGTTGATTCGCTCGTCACCTTTGGTCGTAAGACCCGGGTGACCGTGCTCGAACTGACGCGGGAGGAGGTGCAGGATCCCGTCGCTTCGCTGCTCGGCGTCGCACCGGGAACGCGTGTCCTGCGTGCGGTGCGCCTGCGCTGGCTCGATGGCGAGCCGCTGGGGTTGACGATTGCCCATGTGCCCGAACCGCTCGGCCTCACGATTACCGAAAAGAGCCTGAAGCAAACTCCGATACTCAATCTCGTTCAGCAATCGGGGCGCGAATTTGGGGATGCGGCGCAGACGATCGCGGCAGTTTCCGCCGACCCGGCGATGGCGGCCGCGCTCAAGATCGACTCAATGGCGCCGTTGCTGCGGATCACGCGCGCGTTTCGCGACAAGGATGGCGAGCCGATGCTGCTGACCCAGGCCTTTTATCGCGCGGATCGGTACCAGATGCGCTTCGACCTGCAATCGAGCACGCTCCACGCCGAAGTCTGA
- a CDS encoding isochorismatase family protein, with product MSEIVGTRMVSDGKTARQIFEEVMANPARAKFGFGSKLAIVNVDLQNAYTRIDRYKTAYETDPRQIEHINMISALARAKGMPVIWTHVAYAEDASDAGVWGTRTNTPDSLQNIKYDSDRHAFDERCDIAPGDAIYTKRMPSPFFETPLQSLLVWHKVDTLVITGGSTSGCVRAAAVDSLSRGYRTIVPIETCADKHESYHFANLTDLQLKYADVEPVQTVIDWLEAQPDA from the coding sequence ATGAGCGAGATCGTCGGAACGCGGATGGTCAGCGACGGCAAGACCGCGCGACAAATCTTCGAAGAGGTGATGGCCAATCCCGCCCGCGCCAAGTTCGGCTTCGGCAGCAAGCTCGCTATCGTCAACGTCGATCTCCAGAATGCCTATACGCGGATCGATCGCTACAAGACCGCTTACGAAACCGATCCGCGCCAGATCGAACATATCAATATGATTTCGGCTCTGGCGCGCGCCAAGGGAATGCCGGTAATCTGGACCCATGTTGCCTATGCCGAGGACGCCAGCGACGCCGGCGTATGGGGCACGCGCACCAACACGCCCGACAGCCTGCAGAACATCAAATATGACAGCGACCGCCACGCCTTCGACGAACGCTGCGACATCGCCCCCGGCGACGCGATTTACACCAAGCGGATGCCTTCGCCATTCTTTGAGACCCCCCTCCAGAGTCTCTTGGTGTGGCATAAGGTTGACACGCTCGTCATCACCGGCGGCTCCACCTCTGGCTGCGTCCGCGCCGCCGCGGTGGACAGCCTTAGCCGTGGTTATCGCACGATCGTGCCGATCGAGACCTGCGCCGATAAGCATGAAAGCTATCATTTCGCCAACCTGACCGACCTCCAGCTGAAATATGCCGATGTCGAACCGGTGCAGACCGTGATCGACTGGCTCGAGGCGCAGCCCGATGCGTGA
- a CDS encoding TonB-dependent receptor: MTHPSQPTTRAFLLAALLASAAMAGPAWAQEAPDSEATEPTTADDTQNADEGEIVVTAERYGGTVRTTPISVTALGEGVLEERQVRDVRDIANQVPGITLSQATAGSSQMKIVVRGAGTETGGIRANGTVGVYIDNVIQPRPNGSFFDFFDVERVEFLRGPQGTLYGRNTSGGAIKLVTKRPSYDWTGAAQIAVGNYKAIEAKGYISGPIIEDVLSFSASGLLRKRDGFVYGIEYDDRIGDLDRSAQRLKLLFEPTPELTFELSGYAMQDRSDANIPIPLIAPIGVTDPYATPDRDLTVNEVFANLYQRIYQRGASLNATYAITDDLEIGSITGYGRLNQESLGNDTFLSPARIAANGGRLVVANPSRVQFDSEWFTQEVNLIYTGDRLKAVAGVYYFTEKGTQQGAAGTAQTDDAANKVEAPAVFAQATYTIGGGVSVLGGLRYTRETTNYYALTIGSAAGEQKGRSTFSSVTPKLGVNWEINDNLFTYASWTKGTRSGGFNSRDPITAQLVPTPYGAEFVDSYELGAKMNFPSIGFRLNATGYVADYSDLQLSTIIPGAAFIVTLNAGAARVWGLELEPNLRVTDDLELYGNMAFNDGKYTKSFSCANQFGVWVDCTGNEIKGLPKAKISLGFRYSPTLADGWGSLSIGANWDHTSKVYNTISNQTDLVQTAPLDLFNASVGWRSDDDHWSLSVEGRNLANKRYLVAGLLSANPVQPAVTGYPGEPRQVMFRVGYSF; this comes from the coding sequence ATGACGCATCCGTCCCAGCCTACAACGCGAGCATTCCTGCTCGCCGCGCTTCTGGCTTCCGCTGCAATGGCCGGTCCCGCCTGGGCTCAGGAGGCCCCGGACAGCGAGGCCACCGAACCGACGACCGCGGACGATACGCAGAATGCCGACGAGGGGGAAATCGTCGTCACCGCCGAGCGTTATGGCGGTACCGTGCGGACCACGCCCATCTCGGTGACGGCGCTGGGCGAGGGCGTGCTCGAAGAGCGGCAGGTTCGCGACGTTCGCGATATCGCCAATCAGGTTCCGGGCATCACGCTGTCGCAGGCAACGGCGGGGTCGTCGCAGATGAAGATCGTCGTGCGCGGCGCCGGGACCGAAACGGGTGGTATTCGCGCGAACGGCACGGTCGGCGTGTATATCGACAACGTCATTCAGCCCCGGCCCAACGGCTCCTTCTTCGATTTCTTCGATGTCGAGCGAGTTGAATTCTTGCGCGGTCCGCAAGGAACGCTCTATGGGCGCAACACGTCGGGCGGCGCGATCAAGCTGGTGACCAAGCGGCCATCCTATGACTGGACCGGCGCCGCGCAGATTGCGGTTGGCAACTACAAGGCGATCGAAGCCAAGGGCTATATCAGCGGGCCGATCATCGAAGACGTACTGTCATTCTCCGCCAGCGGACTTTTGCGCAAGCGCGACGGATTCGTCTATGGCATCGAATATGATGATCGGATCGGCGATCTCGACCGTTCGGCTCAGCGTTTGAAGTTGCTGTTCGAACCGACCCCCGAGCTGACGTTCGAACTTTCCGGCTATGCGATGCAGGATCGGTCGGATGCAAACATTCCGATTCCGCTGATCGCGCCGATCGGCGTGACCGACCCCTATGCCACTCCCGACCGCGATCTGACGGTCAACGAAGTATTCGCCAACCTCTATCAGCGCATCTATCAGCGCGGTGCCAGTCTCAACGCGACCTATGCCATCACCGACGATCTCGAGATCGGCTCGATCACCGGCTACGGCCGACTGAATCAGGAAAGCCTGGGGAACGACACCTTCCTGTCCCCTGCCCGCATCGCTGCCAACGGCGGACGACTGGTCGTCGCCAACCCGAGCCGCGTGCAGTTCGACAGCGAATGGTTCACGCAGGAGGTCAACCTTATCTACACGGGCGACAGGCTGAAGGCTGTTGCCGGCGTCTACTATTTTACCGAGAAGGGCACGCAACAGGGTGCGGCGGGCACCGCGCAGACTGACGATGCGGCGAACAAGGTCGAGGCGCCTGCGGTCTTCGCTCAGGCGACCTATACGATCGGCGGCGGCGTCAGCGTGTTGGGCGGCCTGCGCTACACGCGCGAGACGACCAACTATTATGCGCTGACGATCGGGTCGGCGGCAGGCGAGCAGAAGGGGCGCTCCACCTTTTCCTCGGTCACGCCCAAGCTGGGCGTGAACTGGGAGATCAACGACAATCTCTTCACCTACGCCTCCTGGACGAAGGGTACGCGCAGCGGGGGCTTCAACTCGCGCGATCCGATCACTGCCCAGCTGGTCCCGACCCCCTATGGTGCCGAGTTTGTCGACAGTTACGAACTGGGTGCCAAGATGAACTTCCCCAGCATCGGGTTCAGGCTGAATGCAACGGGCTATGTGGCGGATTACAGCGATCTGCAGTTGAGCACGATCATTCCCGGCGCCGCTTTCATCGTGACGCTCAACGCCGGTGCAGCACGCGTCTGGGGCCTTGAGCTCGAACCCAACTTGCGGGTGACCGACGATCTTGAACTCTATGGCAACATGGCGTTCAACGACGGCAAATATACCAAGAGCTTCAGCTGTGCGAACCAGTTCGGCGTCTGGGTGGATTGTACGGGGAACGAAATCAAGGGTTTGCCGAAGGCGAAGATCAGCCTTGGTTTCCGATACTCGCCGACGCTGGCCGATGGTTGGGGCTCGCTGTCGATCGGCGCCAACTGGGATCACACGTCCAAAGTATATAACACGATCTCCAACCAGACCGACTTGGTTCAAACCGCGCCGCTGGACCTTTTCAACGCCTCGGTCGGATGGCGCAGCGACGATGATCACTGGAGCTTGTCGGTCGAGGGACGCAACCTTGCCAACAAGCGCTATCTGGTCGCCGGACTGCTGAGCGCCAACCCGGTGCAGCCGGCGGTGACCGGTTATCCCGGCGAACCGCGGCAAGTCATGTTCCGCGTCGGATATTCCTTCTGA
- a CDS encoding AsmA family protein has protein sequence MAEAAVSPRRVFLPGRWGRAAWTPEWLRKRPRPVRIVVRTIAIILLTLFTIWLILFITKGRFLKGPFERITTSQLERQIDVGGDFQLYFAPFNIKFLAEDLRIANPRWAKERQFFVAKKIDTRIATFPLIFGKRIVRFAHLDGAKVALEWDTNNKRNSWTFGDPDRPPQPLELPVIRRAAIMNSGLSYRDPRLKLFADIDFDTVKSRNTTIEDAIRFAGGGTMRGQRFTLSGGLTSPNETIAGGKNALTLHAVGLGNTLDISGTLPGPTDIEGADLQLKARGANLSRLFDFLGVAIPDTRAYRLSSGLTYEDQVWKLTGLKGLFGDSDLAGSLAVSQQGGRLYLEADLKTNSLNIIDAGPFVGYDPQRLDKMGTSGTVTSESGRPRILPDAPLRVEAIKRFDADVRYRVARVRAESFPISNVDLTLALEKGLMELKPFNFAVAGGTVKSDISIDSRPAIVRTEYDIRLSPTKLGTLLARFGTEKSGTTGTVSGRIQMVGFGESVRESLATSNGRIAFVLPQGTFWTRNIQLAELDIGTFVQKMFQDKLKKPVEINCGLIAFTVRGGIAAADPILIDTKKNVMLGRGGFSFRSEAIDMAVRADGKTFSLFSGQSPVGVGGYFASPKIDPISDELVGRAGAGLGLGVFASPVAAIIPFIDPGDAKAAQCGPVLAGATAAAQRTTKGKPRDDVGNGTTAKSEDGKQSTEGQKKQRKKFLGIF, from the coding sequence ATGGCCGAAGCGGCCGTTTCCCCGCGACGGGTTTTTCTACCCGGTCGCTGGGGGCGCGCAGCATGGACACCGGAATGGCTTCGGAAACGGCCGCGTCCCGTCCGGATCGTGGTTCGCACGATCGCCATCATCCTGCTGACGCTGTTCACGATATGGCTGATTCTCTTCATCACCAAGGGCCGCTTCCTCAAAGGGCCATTCGAGAGGATCACGACCTCACAGCTTGAACGCCAGATCGATGTCGGCGGCGACTTCCAACTTTATTTTGCACCCTTCAACATAAAATTCCTTGCCGAGGATCTTCGCATTGCGAATCCGCGATGGGCGAAGGAGAGACAGTTTTTCGTCGCGAAGAAGATCGATACGCGGATCGCTACCTTCCCGCTGATTTTCGGCAAGCGCATTGTCCGGTTCGCCCATCTCGACGGCGCAAAGGTCGCGCTTGAATGGGATACGAACAACAAACGCAACAGCTGGACCTTCGGCGATCCCGACCGCCCGCCGCAGCCGCTCGAGCTTCCCGTTATCCGCCGCGCCGCGATCATGAACAGTGGCCTGTCCTACCGCGACCCTCGCCTCAAGCTGTTCGCCGATATCGACTTCGACACGGTGAAATCACGCAACACTACGATCGAAGATGCGATCCGTTTCGCAGGCGGCGGGACGATGCGCGGCCAGCGGTTCACGCTGTCGGGCGGCCTCACCTCGCCCAACGAGACGATTGCCGGCGGCAAGAATGCGCTGACGCTGCACGCCGTCGGCCTTGGCAACACGCTCGACATTTCGGGGACGCTGCCCGGCCCCACCGACATCGAAGGCGCCGACCTTCAGCTAAAGGCGCGCGGCGCCAATCTGTCGCGCCTCTTCGACTTCCTCGGTGTCGCCATCCCCGACACCCGTGCCTATCGCCTCTCCTCAGGGCTGACCTACGAAGACCAGGTCTGGAAGCTCACCGGACTCAAGGGGCTGTTCGGCGACAGCGACCTTGCCGGCTCGCTCGCGGTGAGCCAGCAGGGCGGGCGCCTTTACCTTGAAGCCGATCTCAAAACGAATTCGCTCAACATCATCGATGCGGGGCCGTTCGTCGGATACGATCCCCAACGCCTCGACAAGATGGGAACGTCGGGCACGGTCACGAGCGAAAGCGGACGGCCGCGGATCCTTCCCGACGCGCCGCTCCGCGTCGAGGCAATCAAGCGCTTCGATGCCGATGTGCGTTACCGCGTCGCCAGGGTGCGCGCCGAGAGTTTCCCGATCAGCAACGTCGATCTGACGCTCGCACTCGAGAAGGGGCTGATGGAGCTCAAGCCCTTCAACTTTGCTGTCGCCGGCGGCACCGTCAAAAGCGATATCTCGATTGACAGCCGCCCCGCCATCGTTCGCACCGAATATGACATTCGCTTGTCGCCGACCAAGCTCGGCACGTTGCTGGCACGCTTCGGGACCGAGAAGTCGGGGACGACCGGTACGGTCAGCGGCCGTATCCAAATGGTGGGATTCGGCGAGAGCGTGCGCGAAAGCCTTGCGACCTCGAACGGCCGGATCGCCTTCGTCCTGCCGCAGGGCACCTTCTGGACACGCAACATCCAACTGGCCGAACTCGATATCGGCACCTTCGTGCAGAAGATGTTTCAGGACAAATTGAAGAAGCCGGTCGAGATCAATTGCGGACTCATCGCTTTCACCGTCCGCGGCGGTATTGCGGCAGCCGACCCGATCCTCATCGATACCAAGAAGAATGTCATGCTCGGGCGCGGCGGCTTCTCGTTCCGCAGCGAGGCGATCGACATGGCGGTCCGCGCCGACGGCAAGACATTCAGCCTCTTCTCTGGCCAGTCGCCGGTGGGCGTCGGCGGCTATTTCGCATCGCCGAAGATTGATCCGATCAGCGACGAGCTTGTCGGACGCGCGGGCGCGGGCCTTGGCCTTGGCGTATTTGCGAGTCCGGTTGCCGCGATTATCCCGTTCATCGATCCCGGCGACGCGAAAGCCGCGCAATGCGGACCGGTACTCGCCGGGGCGACTGCCGCGGCACAGCGCACGACCAAGGGCAAACCGCGCGACGACGTCGGCAACGGTACGACCGCCAAGTCGGAGGACGGCAAGCAAAGCACCGAGGGCCAGAAAAAGCAGCGGAAGAAATTCCTCGGGATCTTCTGA
- a CDS encoding hydroxymethylglutaryl-CoA lyase, whose amino-acid sequence MADPMGDIDILVSEVGPRDGLQSIATIMPLDAKKAWIDAEAAAGVREIEVGSFVPAKLLPQLADTAELVAHARTIPGLTVAVLVPNAKGAEAAIRAGAHKITLPLSVSETHSFANLRRSHEQVIDEAIAIAKLIRALPAADRPHFEGSLSTAFGCTLEGPIPDAQIARLAATLMDAGCDEVGLSDTTGYADPRAVKHLIRLVRSVVGDDALTGIHLHNTRGLGLANALAALECGLTTLDASLGGLGGCPFAPGASGNIVTEDLVFMLEAMGLRTGIDIDRLLSVREIVTAALPDEEIYGFLPDAKLPLGFKPAHSLETVG is encoded by the coding sequence GTGGCCGATCCGATGGGCGATATCGACATATTGGTGAGCGAGGTCGGTCCGCGCGACGGACTCCAGAGCATTGCCACCATAATGCCGCTGGACGCGAAAAAGGCGTGGATCGACGCAGAGGCTGCCGCTGGCGTCCGCGAGATCGAGGTTGGCAGCTTCGTCCCCGCCAAGCTGCTCCCGCAGCTTGCCGATACCGCCGAACTGGTTGCCCATGCCCGCACCATTCCCGGCCTGACGGTCGCCGTATTGGTGCCCAACGCCAAGGGCGCCGAAGCGGCGATCCGGGCCGGTGCGCACAAGATCACCCTCCCGCTTTCCGTCTCCGAAACGCACAGTTTCGCCAACCTCCGCCGCTCGCACGAGCAGGTTATCGACGAAGCGATCGCCATCGCCAAGTTGATCCGCGCGCTGCCGGCCGCCGATCGACCACATTTTGAAGGAAGCCTGTCGACGGCGTTCGGCTGCACGCTGGAGGGGCCGATTCCCGACGCCCAGATTGCCCGGCTCGCCGCGACGCTGATGGATGCAGGCTGCGACGAGGTCGGGCTGTCGGACACAACGGGCTATGCCGATCCGCGCGCGGTGAAGCATCTCATCCGGCTAGTACGCAGCGTCGTCGGCGACGATGCGCTGACCGGCATCCATCTGCACAACACGCGCGGCCTGGGGCTCGCCAATGCGCTCGCGGCGCTCGAATGCGGACTGACCACGCTCGATGCGTCGCTGGGCGGCCTCGGCGGATGCCCGTTCGCGCCCGGCGCGAGCGGCAACATTGTGACCGAGGATCTGGTATTCATGCTCGAGGCGATGGGTCTGCGCACCGGCATCGACATCGACCGGCTGCTCTCGGTGCGCGAGATTGTCACCGCGGCGCTGCCGGACGAGGAAATATACGGCTTCCTTCCGGATGCGAAACTGCCGCTGGGCTTCAAACCGGCCCATAGCCTGGAGACTGTCGGATGA
- a CDS encoding PRC-barrel domain-containing protein has product MSDRLALMNLILLKGQTMRTIFLLTSAALLVSACSDASEKAEDKMERAAETSATVAGPVPAALGLTEAQLLDADIVDAQGKELGDVAQVLRDADDKVDRLLVELDGIGPDRYVHVPITGLKKVVRGDDTDLQTSMTKSDLEALPEVKLAAP; this is encoded by the coding sequence TTGTCCGATCGTCTGGCGTTGATGAACCTCATCCTCCTGAAAGGACAGACTATGCGCACGATCTTTCTGCTCACGTCGGCAGCCCTGTTGGTTTCCGCCTGTTCCGACGCAAGCGAGAAGGCTGAAGACAAGATGGAACGCGCCGCCGAAACCAGTGCGACGGTCGCAGGCCCCGTTCCCGCAGCGCTCGGCCTCACCGAAGCGCAGCTGCTCGATGCCGACATCGTCGATGCGCAGGGCAAAGAGCTCGGCGATGTGGCGCAGGTTCTGCGCGATGCGGACGACAAGGTTGATCGCCTGCTCGTCGAACTCGACGGAATCGGACCGGACCGCTATGTCCATGTTCCGATAACCGGCCTCAAAAAAGTGGTGCGCGGCGACGACACCGATCTTCAGACGAGCATGACCAAGTCGGACCTCGAGGCGCTTCCCGAGGTCAAACTGGCGGCGCCATGA
- a CDS encoding MFS transporter, with the protein MGMAATGTTGDLQAAPVGAAGWAPIQIMVVAICTVINMLDGMDVLIISYIAPAMAEDWGVSFEVLGVIFSAGLVGMMLGSILIAPLADGIGRRPVVLGALIVITVGAFGTGLVQTVPAFIGFRFLTGLGIGTLLASVAALASEYAPPGKRSVAIGFFQAGYPIGAVLTGLVSIWSIPQFGWQATLLGTAVVSAVVLPFAFIFLPESLDFLQNRQPAGALAKINALRLRLRLPQLDSLPPPRSRSAVPKLGHLFAGERWKSTLTLWLSIFLGYLVLYFVTSWIPRLASEAGLSAANSLWAGSIFNVGGIIGTTSIGWLATKRDIGWLIRSYMMVGAVLLVVFSQPMPLVAVLGVAVGMGLAVQGGFSGFYSLAAQIYPTEIRSSGIGWAIGIGRGGSVIGPLLGGFLLGQQLPLWIVFLCFAIPLALSGVLAALVNRRADLA; encoded by the coding sequence ATGGGAATGGCGGCAACCGGCACGACAGGCGACCTTCAAGCAGCACCGGTCGGCGCTGCCGGTTGGGCTCCCATCCAGATCATGGTGGTCGCAATCTGCACCGTGATCAACATGCTTGACGGCATGGACGTGCTCATAATCTCCTACATCGCGCCCGCCATGGCGGAGGACTGGGGGGTCAGTTTCGAGGTGCTGGGGGTGATCTTCAGCGCCGGACTGGTCGGCATGATGTTGGGCTCGATCCTGATCGCCCCACTCGCCGACGGAATCGGGCGGCGCCCCGTCGTGCTCGGCGCGCTGATTGTCATCACGGTCGGCGCGTTCGGCACGGGTCTGGTGCAGACGGTCCCTGCCTTTATCGGGTTCCGCTTTCTGACCGGGCTCGGGATCGGCACTTTGCTCGCCAGCGTTGCTGCTTTGGCGAGTGAATATGCGCCGCCGGGCAAGCGCAGCGTTGCGATCGGCTTTTTCCAGGCAGGCTATCCGATCGGCGCGGTGCTGACCGGCCTCGTATCGATCTGGTCTATCCCCCAATTCGGTTGGCAAGCGACGTTACTGGGCACCGCGGTGGTCAGCGCGGTGGTGCTGCCCTTCGCTTTCATCTTTCTGCCTGAATCGCTGGACTTTCTTCAGAACCGACAGCCCGCCGGCGCGCTGGCGAAGATCAATGCCCTGCGCCTCCGCCTCCGCTTGCCGCAGCTCGACAGCCTGCCGCCGCCGCGCAGCCGCAGCGCGGTTCCCAAGCTGGGGCATCTGTTCGCGGGCGAACGGTGGAAATCGACGCTCACCCTGTGGCTGTCGATCTTTCTGGGCTATCTGGTGCTCTATTTCGTAACGAGCTGGATCCCGCGCCTGGCGTCGGAGGCCGGGCTCAGCGCAGCCAATTCGCTGTGGGCTGGATCGATCTTCAATGTCGGCGGGATTATCGGGACGACCAGCATCGGCTGGCTGGCAACCAAACGCGACATCGGCTGGCTGATCCGAAGCTATATGATGGTCGGTGCGGTGTTGCTGGTGGTGTTCAGCCAGCCGATGCCGCTGGTCGCGGTGCTGGGTGTCGCGGTCGGCATGGGCCTCGCGGTGCAGGGCGGTTTCAGCGGTTTCTATTCGCTGGCGGCGCAGATCTATCCCACCGAAATTCGCAGTTCGGGGATCGGCTGGGCGATCGGTATCGGTCGCGGCGGATCGGTTATCGGGCCGCTGCTCGGCGGTTTCCTGCTTGGACAGCAGCTGCCGCTATGGATCGTCTTCCTGTGCTTCGCCATCCCGCTCGCGCTGTCGGGCGTGCTCGCCGCGCTTGTCAATCGGCGTGCTGATCTGGCCTGA
- a CDS encoding polysaccharide deacetylase family protein, protein MSLDPAYLEYPLRRRGMDHGHYPYSNLFERPPIAWPSSKAVAVAIVVNLEWFPILPADKPFRAPGHMVTPYPDYRHYTAREYGTRVGFYRMLDAFAKVGARVSVATNGAIAERYPQIIADILSGGHEIVAHSTDMNGTIASGLPEDEERALIAAALDALEQVSGTRPRGWMSIARSQSFNTPRLLAEAGLAYMADWVNDELPYRFQTDAGVIVNVPVNHELSDRQIITVQQQSADSYIEQMMDAFTLLQGEASAFSSGRMLPLNLAPYVMGLPYRIGALERLLSWLAGQHDAAFHSLGEIADALR, encoded by the coding sequence ATGAGCCTCGACCCCGCCTATCTTGAATATCCGCTGCGCAGGCGCGGCATGGATCACGGCCACTATCCCTATTCCAACCTGTTCGAACGACCGCCGATTGCCTGGCCGTCGAGCAAGGCGGTCGCGGTGGCGATCGTCGTCAATCTCGAATGGTTTCCAATCCTGCCCGCAGACAAGCCGTTTCGCGCGCCGGGCCATATGGTCACACCCTATCCCGATTATCGCCACTATACCGCGCGCGAATATGGCACGCGGGTCGGCTTCTACCGGATGCTCGATGCGTTCGCGAAGGTGGGTGCGCGGGTATCGGTCGCGACCAATGGCGCGATCGCCGAACGCTATCCGCAGATCATCGCCGATATTCTCTCTGGGGGTCACGAGATCGTCGCCCATTCGACCGACATGAACGGCACGATCGCTTCCGGGCTGCCCGAGGACGAGGAACGCGCGCTGATCGCCGCCGCGCTCGACGCGTTGGAACAGGTCTCGGGGACGCGGCCGCGCGGGTGGATGTCGATTGCACGCTCGCAATCGTTCAACACCCCGCGCCTGCTCGCCGAGGCGGGGTTGGCCTATATGGCCGATTGGGTGAACGACGAATTGCCTTATCGCTTCCAAACCGACGCAGGCGTCATCGTCAACGTACCGGTCAACCACGAGCTTTCGGACAGACAGATCATAACCGTGCAGCAGCAGTCCGCCGATTCTTATATCGAGCAGATGATGGACGCATTCACGCTGCTCCAAGGCGAAGCGTCGGCGTTTAGCTCCGGTCGCATGTTGCCGTTGAACCTGGCGCCCTATGTGATGGGCCTGCCGTATCGGATCGGTGCGCTGGAGCGATTGCTAAGTTGGCTCGCCGGTCAGCATGACGCAGCTTTCCATAGCCTTGGCGAGATCGCGGACGCGCTGCGCTAA
- a CDS encoding polysaccharide deacetylase family protein — MREGEKDPGLYDFRPYRGRPKLAWPDGKQVAVWVSPNIEFYELDPPANPHRKSWPRPHPDVVGYSHRDYGNRVGHWRLAEAMSRHGFPGSVSLSVAMCQHLPEVVADAAARGWEFFSHGIYNTRYSYGMDEAQERALIEDSIRTVREATGQTIKGWLAPALTHTPRTLDLIAEYGLSYTCDLYHDDQPGEVHVKSGRLISMPYSLEVNDHYGFFVYNMSPRDYADTLIRQYQRLADEGGTVMCIPLHAYLIGQPHRIGPFEEVLKHIAADGRAWITRSGDIADHYMQQVTA; from the coding sequence ATGCGTGAGGGCGAGAAGGATCCGGGCCTCTATGATTTCCGCCCTTATCGCGGGCGCCCGAAGCTGGCCTGGCCCGATGGCAAGCAGGTTGCGGTCTGGGTCTCGCCCAATATCGAATTCTACGAGCTCGACCCGCCCGCCAATCCGCACCGCAAGAGCTGGCCCAGGCCGCACCCGGACGTCGTCGGCTACAGCCACCGCGATTACGGAAACCGCGTCGGCCATTGGCGGCTGGCGGAGGCAATGTCGCGGCACGGCTTTCCGGGGTCGGTCAGCCTGTCGGTGGCGATGTGCCAGCACCTGCCGGAGGTGGTGGCCGACGCCGCTGCGCGCGGCTGGGAATTTTTCAGCCACGGCATCTACAACACCCGCTACAGCTACGGGATGGACGAGGCGCAAGAACGCGCGCTGATCGAGGATTCGATCCGCACCGTGCGCGAGGCGACCGGCCAGACGATCAAGGGCTGGCTCGCCCCCGCGCTGACCCACACGCCGCGCACGCTGGACCTGATCGCCGAATATGGCCTCTCCTATACCTGCGACCTCTATCACGATGACCAGCCGGGCGAGGTGCATGTGAAATCGGGGCGCTTGATCTCGATGCCCTACAGCCTGGAGGTCAACGATCACTACGGCTTCTTCGTCTACAACATGTCGCCGCGCGACTATGCCGACACGCTGATCCGCCAATATCAGCGGCTTGCCGACGAAGGCGGCACGGTGATGTGCATCCCGCTCCACGCCTACCTGATCGGGCAACCGCATCGCATCGGCCCGTTCGAGGAAGTTTTGAAGCACATCGCCGCCGACGGTCGCGCCTGGATTACGCGGAGCGGCGACATCGCCGATCATTATATGCAGCAGGTGACGGCATGA